In a single window of the Rhizobiaceae bacterium genome:
- a CDS encoding Crp/Fnr family transcriptional regulator, whose product MSERTGIIQSTVWAPELEAVELDRAARGVTERRFSKGNYLCHRGDKVAYWHGVVTGLVKMSSVSQSGKAITFAGIGAGGWFGEGSVLKDEPRKYDLVAIRDTHILMMNRATFIWLYENSAGFNRFLVRQLNERLAQFIATTEYERLLDPKARVARQLSWLSNPLLCPHVGDVIEITQDELALLATVSRPLVNRSLQELAQERLVSFAHGSITILNRQKLGDYGASEDVG is encoded by the coding sequence ATGAGCGAAAGAACGGGAATCATCCAATCGACGGTGTGGGCGCCCGAACTGGAGGCGGTGGAGTTGGATCGCGCCGCGCGCGGCGTCACCGAAAGGCGTTTCAGCAAGGGCAACTATCTGTGCCATCGTGGCGACAAGGTGGCCTACTGGCACGGCGTCGTGACCGGCCTCGTCAAGATGAGTTCGGTGTCGCAAAGCGGCAAAGCGATCACATTTGCCGGTATCGGAGCAGGCGGCTGGTTCGGCGAAGGGTCGGTGCTGAAGGATGAGCCGCGCAAGTACGATCTGGTGGCAATCCGCGACACGCATATATTGATGATGAACAGGGCCACCTTCATCTGGCTTTATGAAAACAGCGCAGGTTTCAATCGCTTTCTGGTCCGGCAACTTAACGAACGCCTGGCCCAGTTCATCGCCACCACCGAATATGAACGGCTGCTGGACCCAAAGGCCCGCGTTGCGCGCCAATTGTCGTGGCTCAGCAATCCGCTCTTGTGCCCACATGTGGGCGACGTCATCGAAATCACGCAGGACGAGCTGGCGCTGCTGGCGACCGTGTCGCGCCCGCTGGTCAACCGCAGCCTGCAGGAGCTTGCGCAGGAGCGGCTCGTGAGCTTCGCTCACGGATCGATCACCATTCTCAACCGGCAGAAGCTGGGTGATTATGGCGCGTCGGAGGATGTCGGCTGA
- a CDS encoding AMP-binding protein, which translates to MNATALPAGITLDTFPKYLLLNARRFGDRPSLRHKDYGIWQSWTWAEQLDEVRALAIGLQGMGLSHGERVAVIGANRPRLYWTICAAQSLGAIPVPVYADAVAEELAYVLDHAEVRFAVVQDQEQVDKIQSFAGSIPLLHTIVYDEPRGLRDYDHTHLHSFADVQAEGRSRLAGDPQLGTRWEEGIRSASGDDISVMLYTSGTTGRSKGVMLTAKGSVAAASDTVVFDHLTEKDSVLAYLPLAWVGDHYMNYAQGYVSGFCMNCPESAETVAQDLREIAPSFYFAPPRVFEGLLTSVTIRMEDASKLKQRLYRYFIGVARKHGESILEGRPVPLGARLSYALGRFFIYEPLKNVLGMSNIRVAYTAGEAIGQDLFSFFRSLGINLKQLYGQTEAFLYVTCQKDGAVRSDAVGPAAPNVEIRVSDAGEVQFRSPGQFSGYFKQDEATRETVTDDGFVKTGDAGFFEADGQLRIIDRAKDVGKLNDGALFAPKYIENVLKFFPNIKEAVAFGHGKDFVTAFINIDLQAVGNWAEKNNIAYASYQELAGHPEVYRMIAGHVDETNRRLAQEPMMAGAQIRRFLVLHKELDADDGELTRTQKVRRSFVADRYEPLIDALYDGSAEKSVETEVTYEDGRKGRIRATVRIDDAPTYGGKAPIREAAE; encoded by the coding sequence ATGAATGCGACGGCGTTGCCCGCCGGCATAACGCTCGACACTTTCCCGAAATACCTTCTGCTGAACGCCCGGCGTTTCGGTGACAGGCCTTCACTGCGGCACAAGGACTACGGCATCTGGCAAAGCTGGACCTGGGCCGAACAACTCGATGAAGTGCGTGCCCTGGCGATTGGGCTGCAAGGCATGGGTTTGTCCCATGGCGAGCGTGTTGCGGTCATCGGGGCCAATCGGCCCCGGCTTTACTGGACCATTTGCGCGGCGCAGTCGCTCGGCGCGATCCCGGTGCCTGTCTACGCCGACGCCGTGGCCGAAGAGCTTGCCTATGTGCTGGATCACGCCGAAGTGCGCTTCGCGGTCGTGCAGGACCAGGAGCAGGTGGACAAGATCCAGTCGTTCGCGGGCAGCATCCCGCTGTTGCACACCATCGTCTATGACGAGCCGCGGGGCCTTCGCGACTACGATCACACGCATCTTCATTCCTTCGCCGATGTGCAGGCGGAGGGACGTTCGCGGCTTGCCGGAGATCCGCAGCTTGGCACGCGCTGGGAGGAAGGCATTCGTTCAGCGAGCGGCGACGATATCTCCGTGATGCTCTACACGTCCGGCACAACCGGACGTTCGAAGGGCGTCATGCTGACGGCGAAAGGCTCCGTCGCGGCGGCAAGCGATACGGTTGTATTCGATCACCTCACCGAGAAGGACAGCGTGTTGGCCTACCTGCCGCTGGCATGGGTTGGCGACCACTATATGAACTATGCGCAGGGATACGTGTCCGGCTTCTGCATGAATTGTCCCGAAAGCGCGGAAACCGTCGCGCAGGACCTGCGCGAAATCGCACCGTCCTTCTATTTCGCGCCGCCGCGGGTGTTTGAGGGGCTGTTGACGAGCGTGACCATCCGTATGGAAGACGCTAGCAAGCTAAAGCAGCGCCTGTATCGCTATTTCATCGGTGTTGCCCGGAAGCACGGAGAATCCATACTGGAAGGCAGACCTGTGCCGCTTGGTGCAAGGCTGTCATATGCGCTGGGGCGCTTTTTCATCTATGAGCCGCTGAAGAACGTGCTCGGCATGTCGAATATCCGCGTCGCCTACACTGCGGGCGAGGCGATCGGGCAGGACCTGTTTTCCTTCTTTCGCTCGCTCGGCATCAATCTGAAACAGCTCTACGGGCAGACGGAAGCATTCCTCTACGTGACCTGCCAGAAGGACGGCGCGGTGCGCTCCGATGCGGTCGGGCCTGCCGCTCCGAATGTCGAAATCCGGGTGTCCGACGCGGGCGAGGTCCAGTTCAGGTCGCCGGGACAGTTTTCCGGCTACTTCAAGCAGGATGAGGCGACTCGGGAGACGGTCACAGACGACGGTTTCGTAAAAACAGGTGATGCAGGCTTCTTCGAAGCGGACGGTCAGTTGAGGATCATCGACCGTGCCAAGGATGTCGGCAAGCTCAATGACGGCGCGCTGTTTGCGCCGAAGTATATCGAGAACGTGCTGAAATTCTTCCCGAACATCAAGGAAGCGGTGGCGTTCGGTCACGGCAAGGACTTCGTGACTGCCTTCATCAACATCGATCTTCAGGCGGTGGGCAACTGGGCGGAGAAGAACAACATCGCCTATGCGTCTTACCAAGAGCTGGCCGGACATCCGGAAGTCTACAGAATGATTGCCGGGCATGTCGACGAAACCAACCGGCGGCTGGCGCAGGAGCCGATGATGGCGGGCGCACAGATCAGGCGATTTCTCGTGTTGCACAAGGAACTCGATGCGGATGACGGCGAACTGACGCGCACGCAAAAGGTGCGGCGCAGCTTTGTCGCCGACCGCTATGAGCCGTTGATCGACGCGCTTTACGACGGCTCCGCTGAGAAGAGCGTCGAAACCGAGGTGACCTATGAAGACGGGCGCAAGGGGCGCATCCGCGCGACAGTGCGGATCGATGATGCCCCCACCTATGGCGGGAAGGCACCGATACGGGAGGCCGCCGAATGA
- a CDS encoding ABC transporter ATP-binding protein, whose translation MNMHPEHTEIVAAHDDGIAPGELLMDVRNVSLRFGGVKAITDISFNVRKGEIRAIIGPNGAGKTSMLNVINGFYTPQEGTITFRGVQRRAMKPHHAVRQGIARTFQNVALFKGMSTLDNIMAGRSVKMSRGLGWQMLWHGPALREEIEHREKVEEIIDFLEIQHIRRTPVGKLPYGLQKRVELGRALAMEPSLLLLDEPMAGMNLEEKEDMSRFILDVNRQRGTTICLIEHDMGVVMDLSDRVVVLDYGKKIADGVPDEVKSNQQVIDAYLGVAH comes from the coding sequence ATGAACATGCATCCCGAACATACCGAAATCGTCGCCGCACATGATGACGGTATTGCGCCCGGCGAACTGCTCATGGATGTGCGCAACGTATCCCTGCGCTTCGGGGGCGTGAAGGCGATCACCGACATTTCCTTCAATGTGAGGAAGGGCGAAATCCGCGCCATCATCGGGCCGAACGGCGCTGGCAAGACATCGATGCTGAATGTCATCAACGGGTTCTACACGCCGCAGGAAGGCACGATCACTTTCAGGGGCGTGCAGCGGCGCGCAATGAAGCCGCATCACGCCGTGCGGCAGGGCATTGCGCGAACCTTTCAGAACGTGGCGCTGTTCAAGGGCATGTCCACGCTCGACAACATCATGGCGGGTCGGTCCGTGAAGATGAGCCGCGGACTTGGCTGGCAGATGCTTTGGCATGGTCCCGCGTTACGCGAAGAGATCGAGCACCGCGAAAAGGTCGAGGAGATCATCGACTTCCTCGAAATCCAGCACATTCGCAGAACGCCCGTCGGCAAGCTGCCATACGGATTGCAAAAGCGGGTCGAGCTTGGCCGCGCACTGGCGATGGAGCCGTCCCTTCTTCTTCTCGACGAGCCGATGGCGGGCATGAACCTTGAGGAGAAGGAGGACATGAGCCGCTTCATCCTCGATGTGAACCGCCAGCGCGGCACGACAATCTGCCTGATCGAACACGACATGGGCGTCGTCATGGACCTTTCGGATCGAGTGGTCGTGCTGGACTACGGCAAGAAAATCGCCGACGGCGTGCCGGATGAGGTGAAGTCCAATCAGCAGGTCATCGATGCCTATCTCGGCGTGGCGCATTAG
- a CDS encoding DUF3096 domain-containing protein has translation MIFSSLTITPLISLIAGILILVMPRLLNYIVAIYLILIGLVGLFPNLAG, from the coding sequence ATGATCTTTTCGTCACTCACCATTACGCCGCTCATCTCGTTGATCGCCGGCATACTCATTCTCGTCATGCCGCGCCTGCTCAACTACATCGTGGCGATCTACCTGATCCTGATCGGCCTTGTTGGCCTGTTTCCGAATTTGGCCGGCTGA
- a CDS encoding branched-chain amino acid ABC transporter permease: protein MEWLDSVFVKPFQDMVAAPDFLLQVLWEGLVAGVLYALIALGFVLIYKSSRIFNFAQGIMVVFAALTLVGLHEKGVPALLAVPLTLVVMLILAIAIERVVLRPLVNQPDIILFMATIGITLFLVGFGELIFGGENKVMITEQLGIPTGSFTFEPFGGFVSIEQKDLTAVIGAVVLVAALLVFLNKSRMGRAIRALGDDHQAALSVGISLSTIWVLVWFIAGIIALATGIVWGARAGVSFALEVIAYKALPVLMLGGLESVLGAIIGGLAIGILEKLFEIYWGQPLLGGNTETWFAFVFALIVLLFRPQGLFGERIIERV, encoded by the coding sequence ATGGAGTGGCTTGATTCCGTCTTCGTCAAACCGTTTCAGGACATGGTCGCGGCCCCGGATTTCCTGTTGCAGGTGCTGTGGGAAGGTCTCGTCGCGGGCGTGCTCTATGCGCTGATCGCGCTCGGTTTCGTGCTGATCTACAAATCCTCGCGCATCTTCAATTTCGCGCAGGGCATCATGGTGGTGTTCGCCGCGCTGACACTGGTCGGCCTGCATGAAAAGGGCGTGCCCGCGCTGCTGGCCGTTCCGCTCACCCTGGTGGTCATGCTGATCCTCGCCATCGCCATCGAACGCGTGGTGCTTCGACCCCTGGTCAATCAGCCGGACATTATCCTCTTCATGGCCACGATCGGCATCACGCTGTTTCTGGTCGGCTTCGGGGAACTCATTTTCGGCGGCGAGAACAAAGTGATGATCACCGAGCAGTTGGGCATTCCGACCGGCAGCTTCACCTTTGAGCCCTTTGGAGGATTCGTTTCCATCGAGCAGAAGGATTTGACGGCGGTGATCGGTGCGGTGGTGCTGGTGGCCGCGCTGCTGGTGTTCCTCAACAAGTCGAGGATGGGCCGCGCCATCCGTGCGCTTGGAGATGATCATCAGGCAGCCCTTTCGGTCGGCATTTCGCTTTCGACGATCTGGGTGCTGGTCTGGTTCATCGCCGGCATCATCGCTTTGGCGACGGGCATCGTGTGGGGCGCGCGCGCGGGCGTTTCCTTTGCGCTCGAAGTGATCGCCTACAAGGCGCTGCCGGTGCTGATGCTTGGTGGGCTCGAAAGCGTTCTGGGCGCCATCATCGGCGGACTGGCCATCGGCATTCTTGAGAAGCTGTTCGAGATCTATTGGGGCCAGCCGCTTCTGGGCGGCAACACCGAAACCTGGTTCGCCTTCGTGTTTGCACTCATCGTGCTGCTTTTCAGGCCGCAGGGCCTGTTCGGCGAACGTATCATCGAGCGGGTGTGA